A genomic stretch from Sulfurihydrogenibium azorense Az-Fu1 includes:
- the ahcY gene encoding adenosylhomocysteinase yields MDYHIKDISLADKGLLRIQWAEKDMPVLRQIRERFKKEKPLKGITVAACLHVTTETANLMITLKEGGANVYLTASNPLSTQDDVAAALVKYFEIPVFAIHGEDRDTYYAHLNAVLDKKPNITMDDGADLISLLHKERQDLASNVYGGTEETTTGVIRLKAMAKDKVLKFPVIAVNDAYTKHLFDNRYGTGQSTIDGILRATNRLIAGSKFVVAGYGWCGKGVAMRARGMGADVIVTEVDPLKALEAVMDGYRVMPMIEAAKIGDFFVTVTGNINVIDKQHLEVMKDGAIVSNSGHFDVEINLKALQEMAVKTRDIRENVKEYTLKDGRNIYVLAEGRLVNLAAAEGHPAQVMDMSFANQALSAEYVYKNADKLEKTVYKVPDELDFEVARLKLQAMGVQIDMLTPEQIEYLSSWEHGT; encoded by the coding sequence ATGGACTACCACATAAAAGACATCTCTCTTGCTGATAAAGGTCTTCTTAGAATCCAGTGGGCAGAAAAAGATATGCCTGTTTTAAGACAGATAAGAGAAAGATTTAAAAAAGAAAAACCTTTAAAAGGAATAACAGTTGCTGCATGCTTACACGTTACAACAGAGACTGCAAACCTTATGATAACCCTAAAAGAAGGTGGAGCTAACGTTTACCTTACAGCTTCAAACCCACTTTCAACTCAAGACGATGTAGCAGCTGCATTAGTTAAATATTTTGAGATACCAGTTTTTGCCATTCACGGAGAAGACAGAGACACTTACTACGCACATCTAAACGCAGTTTTAGATAAAAAACCTAACATTACTATGGATGATGGAGCAGATTTAATATCTTTACTTCACAAAGAAAGACAAGATTTAGCTTCAAACGTTTACGGAGGAACAGAAGAGACAACCACAGGTGTAATAAGATTAAAAGCGATGGCAAAGGATAAAGTGTTAAAGTTTCCAGTTATAGCAGTAAACGATGCCTACACAAAACACCTTTTTGATAACAGGTACGGAACTGGACAGTCTACCATTGACGGTATTTTAAGAGCTACCAACAGACTTATAGCTGGGTCTAAGTTTGTAGTTGCAGGATACGGATGGTGTGGAAAAGGTGTAGCGATGAGAGCAAGAGGAATGGGAGCTGACGTTATCGTCACAGAAGTAGACCCACTTAAAGCACTGGAAGCTGTAATGGATGGCTACAGAGTTATGCCTATGATAGAAGCAGCTAAAATAGGAGACTTTTTCGTGACAGTTACAGGAAACATAAACGTTATAGACAAACAGCACTTAGAAGTTATGAAAGATGGAGCCATCGTTAGCAACTCTGGACACTTTGATGTAGAGATAAACCTAAAAGCACTACAAGAGATGGCAGTAAAAACAAGGGATATAAGAGAAAACGTCAAAGAGTATACCCTTAAAGATGGAAGAAATATATACGTTTTAGCAGAAGGAAGACTTGTCAACTTAGCAGCTGCAGAAGGACACCCTGCACAAGTTATGGATATGTCCTTTGCAAATCAGGCGTTATCAGCAGAATACGTTTACAAAAATGCTGATAAGTTAGAAAAAACTGTTTACAAAGTTCCAGATGAGCTTGACTTTGAAGTCGCAAGATTAAAACTACAAGCAATGGGAGTACAGATAGATATGTTAACTCCAGAGCAGATAGAGTATTTATCAAGTTGGGAGCACGGCACTTAA
- a CDS encoding tetratricopeptide repeat protein — MNKLLKYLSTLAILSGSAVASPLKLQSENPLFYYGVCKIAKDNQDAKTAYDFCKKALSLMPDTPAVYRETIFLAYSLGRKEEAFDILKKYNEKFKNDPETYLFTAFFYSVIKQPEKAISTLEEAYKRFPNNEKVISTLVDYYLENKQIDKARQLLEKLSTIKKDDPNVYFKLARIYLFENNLQKAEEYLKQTLKIDKNFKPAWQILGELYKQQKRYDEAIKLYKSVLQDNPQNLDALNRLFQVYVDIDDFENASKTIDKIITLNPKDNDALLKKFLLYIKYDKAKEILEDLQKTVKENPDNLFAKFMLGMAYESLNDYKKAKEIYEELYQQQPDNQELVDRLTQVYVNLKEYDKALDVYNKLYTQNPNDYRILLAMADIEDKRGNTQRALELVQEAEKIKPDDATVYFLKAIYLDKLKNWKEAEKALLKALELRPNYPDALNYLGYTYIDRDINVDKGIELVNKALSLAPDNPAYLDSLAWGYYKKGDYKKAYEILEKVLKKVDDDPVINEHFADVLTKLGKSKEAVEYYKKALKLIEEKGEGEPGQKDRILKKLK; from the coding sequence ATGAATAAATTATTAAAGTATTTATCTACATTGGCAATTTTAAGTGGGTCAGCTGTAGCATCACCTTTAAAACTTCAATCTGAAAATCCCCTTTTTTACTACGGTGTTTGTAAGATAGCAAAAGACAATCAAGATGCAAAGACAGCTTACGATTTTTGTAAAAAAGCTCTTAGTCTAATGCCTGACACTCCAGCTGTATACAGAGAAACTATCTTTTTGGCTTACTCTTTAGGTAGGAAAGAAGAGGCTTTTGATATACTTAAAAAGTACAACGAAAAGTTTAAAAACGACCCTGAGACCTACCTTTTTACAGCATTTTTTTACTCTGTGATAAAACAGCCAGAAAAAGCTATATCTACCCTTGAAGAAGCATACAAAAGGTTTCCTAACAACGAAAAAGTAATATCAACGTTAGTTGATTACTATTTAGAAAACAAACAGATAGATAAAGCAAGACAGCTTTTAGAAAAGTTATCTACTATCAAAAAAGATGACCCAAACGTTTACTTTAAACTTGCAAGAATATACCTGTTTGAAAACAACCTTCAAAAGGCAGAAGAATACTTAAAACAGACTTTAAAAATAGATAAAAACTTTAAACCAGCTTGGCAGATACTTGGAGAATTATACAAACAACAAAAAAGGTACGATGAAGCAATAAAACTGTATAAATCAGTCTTACAAGACAATCCTCAAAATTTAGATGCATTAAACAGACTTTTTCAAGTTTATGTAGATATTGACGATTTTGAAAATGCTTCAAAAACGATAGATAAAATAATTACTTTAAACCCAAAAGACAACGATGCACTTTTAAAGAAGTTTTTACTTTACATAAAGTACGATAAAGCTAAAGAGATTTTAGAAGATTTGCAAAAAACTGTAAAGGAAAATCCTGATAACCTTTTTGCAAAGTTTATGCTTGGAATGGCTTACGAGTCTTTAAACGACTATAAAAAAGCAAAAGAGATATACGAGGAGCTCTACCAACAACAACCTGACAACCAAGAGTTAGTAGATAGACTTACACAGGTTTACGTGAATTTAAAAGAGTACGACAAAGCCCTTGATGTTTACAACAAACTCTATACACAAAATCCAAATGACTACCGCATCTTACTTGCGATGGCTGACATAGAAGACAAAAGAGGAAACACTCAAAGGGCATTAGAGCTAGTTCAAGAAGCAGAAAAAATAAAGCCTGACGATGCAACAGTCTATTTTTTAAAAGCTATTTACCTTGATAAGTTAAAAAACTGGAAAGAAGCAGAAAAGGCACTACTAAAAGCATTAGAACTTCGTCCAAACTACCCCGATGCTCTTAACTACCTTGGATACACATACATAGACAGGGATATAAACGTTGATAAAGGTATAGAGTTAGTTAATAAAGCACTAAGCCTTGCTCCAGACAATCCTGCCTACTTAGACAGTTTGGCATGGGGATACTATAAAAAAGGTGATTATAAAAAAGCCTACGAGATACTCGAAAAAGTCTTAAAGAAGGTAGATGATGACCCTGTAATAAACGAACATTTTGCCGATGTTTTAACAAAGTTAGGTAAAAGTAAAGAAGCTGTAGAATACTACAAAAAAGCACTAAAATTAATTGAAGAAAAAGGGGAAGGAGAGCCGGGGCAAAAAGATAGAATATTAAAAAAACTTAAGTAG
- the thiL gene encoding thiamine-phosphate kinase encodes MKIENLGEFGLIDKLNQILPIDDKDVIVGYSDDCACVKVGNDLLLFTVDIQVEGSHFIKEKINPKDLGWKLSTSNVSDIVSCGGKPRWALVSLALPKDLDYEFIKGVYEGIKEAQDYYGFFTIGGNVSSSKQLMIDMSMVGQTDIFVGRDKARVGDFVYISSNLGLSKAGLELILMDKDSYEDFEKKLIEKHYRPKARIDLLENVKKSSSCIDISDGLVSDLGHVSKRSKVKIVIEKEKLPIDNNLKIFCQKYNKDPYQYILYSGEEYELALTSDKDLDLIKIGYIEEGEGVYLKTQEKLEKLDDKGFRHF; translated from the coding sequence ATGAAGATAGAAAACTTAGGCGAGTTTGGGCTTATTGATAAGTTAAACCAGATTTTACCAATAGATGATAAAGATGTTATCGTTGGCTATAGCGATGACTGTGCTTGTGTTAAGGTAGGAAATGATTTACTACTATTTACAGTTGATATTCAAGTAGAAGGCTCTCACTTTATCAAAGAAAAGATAAATCCAAAAGATTTAGGTTGGAAGCTTTCTACCTCAAATGTAAGTGATATAGTTTCCTGTGGTGGAAAACCAAGATGGGCTTTAGTATCTTTGGCTTTACCAAAAGATTTAGATTATGAGTTTATAAAGGGTGTTTACGAAGGCATAAAAGAAGCTCAGGACTACTACGGATTTTTTACAATAGGTGGAAATGTGTCCTCTTCAAAACAGTTAATGATAGATATGTCAATGGTAGGCCAAACAGACATATTTGTAGGAAGGGACAAAGCAAGGGTAGGAGACTTTGTTTATATATCTTCAAACTTGGGTTTATCAAAGGCAGGATTAGAACTTATCTTGATGGATAAAGACAGTTATGAAGATTTTGAAAAAAAGTTAATAGAAAAACACTACAGACCTAAAGCCAGAATAGACCTATTAGAAAATGTAAAGAAGTCTTCAAGCTGTATAGATATAAGTGATGGTTTAGTATCAGATTTAGGACATGTATCTAAAAGAAGTAAAGTCAAAATAGTAATAGAAAAAGAAAAATTACCTATAGACAACAACTTAAAAATCTTTTGTCAAAAGTACAACAAAGACCCTTACCAGTATATTCTTTACAGTGGAGAAGAGTATGAACTTGCTTTAACTTCCGATAAAGATTTAGATTTAATAAAAATAGGGTATATAGAAGAAGGAGAAGGTGTTTACTTAAAAACTCAAGAAAAGTTAGAAAAGTTAGACGATAAAGGATTTAGACACTTTTAG
- a CDS encoding universal stress protein: protein MLHNLVIPVDLTDTGKKALEIGSKISKEFNSKVWIITVIEKPNIPFLQELPEEERNAVLSLNEKLKSKAIETLESYKEYLKSKDIEVDYRILEGDTVESILDFCETVHPDLIIMPSHQKSDIELKAIGSVSLRVASKSKHPVLVIKGNLNFDKIVVAYDFLPSSQEGLQFAVNLAKHFGSQLVVVHADNDSNFSHLKSVLEKVRQHKLEKLSELKNIYEDIKLYMEEGNPDKVIIKKAVEEKADLILVGKRQVKEGKRTFIGSTSYKILKESAVSVLIYRGNYE, encoded by the coding sequence ATGCTTCATAACTTAGTTATACCTGTAGATTTAACAGATACAGGTAAAAAAGCTTTAGAGATAGGGTCTAAAATCTCAAAAGAGTTCAACTCTAAAGTATGGATTATAACAGTTATAGAAAAACCAAATATACCTTTTTTGCAGGAACTTCCTGAAGAAGAAAGAAACGCGGTTTTATCCTTAAATGAAAAACTCAAAAGTAAAGCCATAGAAACCCTTGAAAGTTATAAAGAGTATCTTAAAAGTAAAGATATAGAAGTAGATTACAGGATTTTAGAAGGAGATACTGTAGAAAGTATACTTGACTTTTGTGAAACAGTCCATCCTGACCTTATAATCATGCCATCCCACCAAAAATCTGACATAGAACTTAAGGCTATAGGTAGTGTGTCTTTAAGGGTTGCATCAAAGTCAAAGCACCCAGTTTTGGTTATAAAAGGAAATTTAAACTTTGATAAAATTGTAGTTGCTTACGACTTTTTACCATCTTCCCAAGAAGGTTTACAGTTTGCCGTCAATTTGGCAAAACATTTTGGTAGTCAGTTAGTCGTTGTACACGCAGATAACGACAGTAATTTTTCCCATCTAAAATCAGTCCTTGAAAAAGTAAGACAACACAAGCTTGAAAAATTGTCAGAGTTGAAAAATATATATGAAGACATAAAGCTCTACATGGAAGAAGGGAACCCTGATAAGGTGATTATAAAGAAGGCAGTGGAAGAAAAGGCAGATTTAATATTAGTAGGAAAAAGACAAGTAAAAGAAGGAAAAAGAACATTCATAGGTTCAACATCCTATAAGATTTTAAAAGAATCCGCCGTTTCTGTTTTAATTTATAGAGGTAATTATGAATAA
- a CDS encoding DUF2231 domain-containing protein, translating into MTELHPPIVHFAIALTMMGVIFEILGFISNRESLKHAGFWTFLFGVIAVWGAMLTGHVAEESVENFLTEDAKKILETHEELGNVLPFIFTILGGLRLYLWFKENKKLYYLFLIAGLISIGLVGFQGKLGGTLVYEHLVKLDKIQKPVE; encoded by the coding sequence ATGACAGAGCTACATCCACCTATAGTGCATTTTGCAATAGCTTTAACGATGATGGGAGTGATATTTGAAATTTTAGGATTTATATCTAACAGGGAGAGCCTTAAACATGCAGGTTTTTGGACTTTTCTTTTTGGAGTTATTGCTGTATGGGGTGCTATGCTAACAGGACACGTAGCAGAAGAAAGTGTTGAAAATTTTCTGACAGAAGATGCTAAAAAAATACTTGAAACTCACGAAGAACTTGGGAATGTTCTTCCTTTTATATTTACAATTTTGGGTGGATTGAGACTTTATCTCTGGTTTAAAGAAAATAAGAAACTTTATTACTTATTTTTAATTGCAGGACTAATTTCTATAGGATTAGTTGGTTTTCAAGGAAAATTAGGCGGAACATTGGTTTATGAACATCTTGTAAAATTAGATAAAATTCAAAAACCTGTTGAATAA
- a CDS encoding PaaI family thioesterase codes for MRIENLPFLEHIGAKVEELSKERAVLSVEIENYHLQHLGFVHGGVISSLADNTGWYAVISNLPEEKTCVTIEIKINYLRPAKKGTLKAIGKVLKIGKSVAFAVVEITFNDELVAYATGTYAILEFK; via the coding sequence ATGAGAATTGAAAACCTCCCATTCCTTGAACATATTGGAGCAAAGGTAGAGGAGTTATCAAAAGAAAGAGCTGTATTAAGTGTAGAGATAGAAAATTACCATTTACAGCATCTTGGATTTGTACACGGTGGAGTTATATCAAGTTTAGCGGATAATACTGGATGGTATGCGGTTATATCAAACTTACCAGAAGAAAAAACCTGCGTAACAATTGAGATAAAAATAAACTATTTAAGACCAGCAAAGAAAGGTACTTTAAAAGCTATTGGTAAAGTTTTAAAAATCGGTAAAAGTGTTGCTTTTGCAGTAGTAGAGATAACTTTTAACGATGAACTTGTCGCATATGCAACAGGAACTTATGCAATATTAGAATTTAAATAA
- the gatB gene encoding Asp-tRNA(Asn)/Glu-tRNA(Gln) amidotransferase subunit GatB, producing MESAVALEKEFDVVIGLETHVQMSTKTKMFCGCEVEFGAPPNTNVCPVCLAHPGTLPVINKTAVEYAVKAALALNCKVHNLSIMARKNYFYPDLPKGYQISQYDKPLATDGYIEIKVGDSFKKIRIHRLHIEEDAGKTIHEGSKSYVDLNRAGTPLMEIVTEPDISSAEEARKYLEKLRNIMRYIGVSEADMEKGQLRCDVNISLKPKGSSQLGTKVELKNINSFRFIVKAIEYEIERQAKLLKKGEKIIQETRLFDPDSGKTYTMRTKEEAHDYRYFPDPDLLPILLKDSQIEEIKNSLPELPDQKYYRYIQSFNLPPYDAEVLTSDKNLANYFEEVVKLFPQNPKLVSNWILNELLGKLNEKGIDIENSPISANSLAELVSLIADGTISGKIAKEVFDIAFETGKSPKTIVEEKGLKQISNEDEIRSIVKAVLERHPAEVEKYKSGNEKILGFLVGQIMKETKGKANPQLVNKILKEELS from the coding sequence ATGGAGTCAGCTGTAGCGTTAGAAAAAGAGTTTGACGTAGTTATAGGTCTTGAAACCCACGTTCAGATGAGCACAAAAACAAAAATGTTCTGTGGATGTGAAGTAGAGTTTGGAGCTCCACCTAATACAAACGTATGTCCCGTTTGTCTTGCCCATCCAGGTACTTTACCTGTTATAAACAAAACAGCTGTTGAGTATGCCGTAAAAGCAGCTTTAGCGTTAAATTGTAAAGTCCACAACCTTTCAATAATGGCAAGGAAAAATTACTTTTATCCAGACCTTCCAAAAGGTTATCAAATATCCCAGTATGACAAACCCTTAGCAACTGACGGCTACATAGAGATAAAAGTAGGAGACAGTTTTAAAAAGATAAGAATCCACAGACTTCATATAGAAGAAGATGCTGGAAAAACAATACACGAAGGTAGTAAATCCTACGTAGACTTAAACAGAGCAGGAACACCTCTAATGGAAATAGTTACCGAGCCAGATATATCTTCAGCTGAAGAAGCAAGGAAGTATTTAGAAAAACTTAGAAACATAATGAGATACATAGGCGTATCAGAAGCTGACATGGAAAAAGGACAACTTAGATGTGATGTAAACATATCACTAAAACCAAAAGGCTCAAGTCAACTGGGAACGAAAGTAGAACTCAAAAACATAAACTCATTTAGATTTATAGTAAAAGCTATTGAGTATGAGATAGAAAGACAGGCAAAACTTCTAAAAAAAGGAGAAAAGATAATTCAAGAGACGAGACTCTTTGACCCTGATTCTGGAAAAACTTACACAATGAGAACAAAAGAAGAAGCTCATGACTATAGATACTTCCCAGACCCAGACCTTTTACCAATACTACTAAAAGACTCACAGATAGAAGAGATAAAAAATTCCCTTCCAGAACTTCCAGATCAAAAGTATTACAGATATATCCAATCTTTTAACCTTCCACCTTATGATGCAGAAGTATTAACATCAGACAAAAACCTTGCAAACTACTTTGAAGAAGTAGTAAAACTCTTCCCACAAAATCCAAAATTAGTCTCAAACTGGATACTAAACGAACTACTTGGAAAACTAAACGAAAAAGGTATAGATATAGAAAACTCTCCTATTTCAGCCAATAGTTTAGCAGAGCTTGTATCTCTAATAGCAGATGGAACAATATCAGGAAAGATAGCAAAAGAAGTGTTTGATATTGCCTTTGAAACAGGTAAATCTCCAAAAACAATAGTAGAAGAAAAAGGATTAAAACAGATATCAAACGAAGATGAAATAAGGTCTATAGTAAAAGCAGTTTTAGAAAGACATCCAGCAGAAGTAGAAAAATACAAATCAGGAAACGAGAAAATATTAGGATTCTTAGTAGGTCAAATAATGAAAGAAACAAAAGGAAAAGCCAACCCACAACTTGTTAACAAAATACTAAAAGAGGAGCTCTCATGA
- the trpS gene encoding tryptophan--tRNA ligase, whose translation MRIVSGMRPTGKLHLGHYFGVIKNWINLQDNNECFFFVADWHALTNKYKDTSDLKENIYDLVIDWISCGIDPSKATIFVQSAVKQHAELTLLLGMITPKSWLELNPSYKDLKFNLFFQYVRDFLLGKGIKIEEDTIRQIVHDSFYHKKEIDFEYLKESLIKLSVDENLSNEIVFNLKEGDIGKDIDTYGFFGYPVLMASDILIYKAQAVPVGEDQLPHIEITREIARRFNNLYKPVFVEPKALLTEASKLLGTDGRKMSKSYGNTIALSDDEEQVNKKVLSMKTDTQRVKKSIPGRPEVCNVFSYHKFFTDQETVKQIDLKCRNAEIGCIECKKILAENLNKFLLPIREKRKELEKDRQLLDKIIREGNEKAKEVASKTMEEVKEAMGLMF comes from the coding sequence ATGAGAATAGTTAGTGGTATGCGTCCAACTGGTAAGCTACACCTTGGACATTACTTTGGTGTTATAAAAAACTGGATTAACCTTCAAGATAACAACGAATGTTTTTTCTTTGTTGCAGATTGGCATGCTTTAACAAACAAGTATAAAGATACCTCTGATTTAAAAGAAAACATTTATGACCTTGTTATAGACTGGATATCCTGTGGAATAGACCCATCAAAAGCCACTATCTTTGTCCAGTCAGCTGTAAAACAGCATGCAGAACTTACATTATTACTTGGAATGATAACACCTAAAAGCTGGCTTGAGTTAAACCCATCTTACAAAGATTTAAAATTTAACTTGTTTTTTCAGTATGTTAGAGATTTTTTACTTGGAAAAGGTATAAAGATAGAAGAAGATACCATTAGACAGATAGTACACGACAGTTTTTATCATAAAAAAGAAATAGATTTTGAGTATCTTAAAGAAAGTTTAATAAAACTGTCTGTAGATGAAAATCTTTCAAATGAGATAGTGTTTAATCTAAAAGAGGGAGATATAGGAAAAGATATAGACACTTATGGATTTTTTGGTTATCCAGTTTTAATGGCTTCTGACATACTTATCTACAAAGCACAAGCTGTCCCTGTAGGAGAAGACCAGCTACCTCATATAGAGATAACCAGAGAGATAGCAAGAAGATTTAACAATCTCTACAAACCTGTTTTTGTAGAACCAAAAGCATTACTAACAGAAGCTTCAAAACTGCTTGGAACAGATGGAAGGAAAATGTCCAAATCTTACGGAAACACAATAGCTTTAAGTGATGATGAAGAACAAGTAAATAAAAAGGTTTTATCTATGAAAACAGACACCCAGAGAGTTAAAAAGTCTATCCCTGGTAGGCCTGAAGTTTGCAATGTATTTAGTTATCACAAATTCTTTACAGACCAAGAAACTGTAAAACAGATAGATTTAAAATGTAGAAATGCAGAGATAGGATGTATAGAGTGTAAAAAGATACTTGCAGAAAACCTAAACAAATTTTTGTTGCCCATCAGAGAAAAAAGAAAAGAGTTAGAAAAAGACAGACAGCTACTTGATAAAATAATCCGTGAAGGAAACGAGAAAGCAAAAGAAGTGGCTAGTAAAACAATGGAAGAAGTAAAAGAAGCTATGGGACTGATGTTTTAA
- a CDS encoding CDGSH iron-sulfur domain-containing protein: MKIKVLKDGPYIVEGGVPLYREEMVSYKMIIPQSWKKVEKFETKETYALCRCGLSRNKPFCDGSHREGFDGEETADIEIKDEEIKIFEGQDLDLLDIKHLCASARFCLKGKGIWDMIKESSSKEKYEEIMQIVSNCPSGRLVLKDKNGNYIEPTLEKEISILEDNLKGVSSAIWVKGGIAIESSKGYTYQIRNRVTLCRCGKSKNKPFCDGTHLKINFKDENYYKGK, translated from the coding sequence ATGAAAATAAAGGTGTTAAAAGATGGTCCTTACATTGTAGAAGGTGGTGTTCCTTTATATAGGGAAGAGATGGTTAGTTATAAAATGATAATACCTCAATCTTGGAAAAAAGTAGAAAAGTTTGAAACAAAAGAAACTTATGCTTTGTGTAGATGTGGACTATCAAGAAACAAACCTTTCTGTGATGGTTCACACAGAGAAGGATTTGATGGTGAAGAAACAGCAGATATAGAGATTAAAGACGAAGAAATAAAGATATTTGAAGGACAAGATTTAGACCTTTTAGATATTAAACATTTATGTGCCTCTGCAAGATTTTGTCTAAAAGGAAAAGGAATATGGGATATGATAAAAGAATCCAGTAGTAAAGAGAAATATGAAGAGATTATGCAAATTGTTTCAAACTGTCCTTCAGGAAGATTAGTTTTAAAGGATAAAAATGGTAATTACATTGAACCTACATTAGAAAAAGAGATAAGTATTTTGGAAGATAATCTTAAAGGAGTTAGCTCTGCTATATGGGTAAAAGGAGGGATAGCGATAGAGTCCTCAAAAGGGTACACCTACCAAATAAGAAATAGAGTTACACTCTGTAGATGTGGAAAATCAAAAAATAAACCTTTCTGTGATGGAACTCATTTAAAAATAAACTTTAAAGATGAAAATTATTATAAGGGGAAATAA
- a CDS encoding NAD(P)H-dependent oxidoreductase, whose translation MDYLIIYAHPNPQSFNSAIKNTVEETLKNAGKSFETVDLYKINFDPILKPQDFEAIMQGKVLEDVKQQQTLVKDANTLVVIHPIWWYSMPAILKGYIDRVFSYGFAYKEENGEIKPLLTDKKVIIFNTMGEDENTAVSTGMSECLKKTIGGIFTFCGMEVIHHKLFYAVPYVSDEDRKKMLEEVKAVFKA comes from the coding sequence ATGGACTACCTTATAATCTACGCCCATCCAAATCCACAGAGTTTTAACTCTGCTATAAAAAACACTGTTGAAGAAACTCTAAAAAATGCAGGAAAAAGCTTTGAAACTGTAGATCTATATAAAATTAACTTTGACCCTATCTTAAAACCACAAGACTTTGAAGCTATAATGCAAGGAAAAGTATTAGAAGATGTAAAACAGCAACAAACCCTTGTAAAAGATGCTAATACATTAGTTGTAATTCATCCAATTTGGTGGTATTCAATGCCAGCCATACTAAAAGGATACATAGATAGAGTTTTTTCTTATGGCTTTGCATACAAAGAAGAAAACGGAGAAATAAAACCTCTTTTAACAGATAAAAAGGTAATAATCTTTAACACAATGGGAGAAGATGAAAATACAGCTGTATCTACTGGAATGTCAGAATGTTTGAAAAAGACTATAGGAGGAATATTTACATTCTGTGGAATGGAAGTTATACATCATAAACTCTTTTACGCCGTACCATACGTATCAGATGAGGATAGAAAAAAAATGTTAGAGGAGGTCAAAGCAGTTTTTAAGGCCTAA
- a CDS encoding DUF465 domain-containing protein encodes MTREEAIQKLLETDEEFKHMYEEHKDLEWKVSKLEKHFPPDPELEAEEERLKRRKLYLKDMMELKIKEFLSKNS; translated from the coding sequence ATGACAAGGGAAGAAGCAATCCAAAAACTTTTAGAAACAGACGAAGAGTTTAAACACATGTACGAAGAACACAAAGATTTAGAGTGGAAAGTTTCTAAATTAGAAAAGCACTTCCCACCAGACCCAGAACTTGAAGCAGAAGAAGAAAGATTAAAAAGAAGAAAACTTTACCTTAAAGATATGATGGAGTTAAAGATAAAAGAATTTTTATCAAAAAATAGTTAA
- the leuD gene encoding 3-isopropylmalate dehydratase small subunit: MIRGRVWKFKDDVDTDQIIPARYLVTTDPKELAKHVMEDADPTFPSKVKEGDILVAGKNFGCGSSREHAPLAIKGAGISAVVAESFARIFFRNAINLGLLIIESPEAAKEAEEGDTLEIDVNEGIIRNLTKGKEYKIKPLPENLQAILKAGGLMEYAKERLKNAS, from the coding sequence TTGATAAGAGGAAGAGTTTGGAAATTCAAAGATGATGTAGATACAGACCAGATAATACCTGCAAGATACCTTGTTACAACAGACCCTAAAGAGCTTGCAAAACACGTTATGGAAGATGCAGATCCTACTTTCCCATCTAAAGTGAAAGAGGGAGATATTTTAGTTGCAGGTAAAAACTTTGGTTGTGGCTCATCAAGGGAGCATGCGCCACTGGCTATAAAAGGAGCAGGTATATCAGCAGTAGTTGCAGAGTCTTTTGCAAGGATATTCTTTAGAAACGCTATAAACTTAGGACTTTTGATAATAGAGTCTCCAGAAGCTGCAAAAGAAGCTGAAGAAGGAGATACACTTGAGATAGATGTAAATGAAGGAATCATAAGAAACTTAACAAAAGGAAAAGAGTACAAAATAAAACCACTTCCTGAGAACTTGCAAGCAATATTAAAAGCAGGTGGTTTAATGGAGTACGCAAAGGAAAGATTAAAAAATGCTTCATAA